The Streptomyces sp. NBC_00659 genomic interval GCACGCCGATACGGCGTCTCGCGCGTCCCCGTGCGCGAGGCCCTGCGCACGCTGGAGGCCGAGGGGTTCGTGGTCACCCGCCGGCACGCGGGCGCGTGTGTCGCGGAGCCTTCCGAGCTGGAGGCCGCGGACCTCCTGGAGATGCGCATGCTGCTGGAACCGCTGGGTGCCGCGAGGGCCGCGCAGCGGCGCACGGAGGCCCACCTGAAGGTGCTGCGGGGTCTGGTCAGGCTGGGGCAGGAGCGCTCCAGGCGAGGCCACAGCGAGGATCTGCGCTCTTTGGGCGGCTGGTTCCACGAGACGCTCGCGCAGGCGTCCGGCAGCCCCGCGCTCACCTCGACGCTCGCCCAGCTGCGTCACAAGATCGCCTGGATGTACTCGGTGGAGGCGCCGGCCGACCCCGCGGAGTCCTGGGCGGAACACGGCGGCATCGTGGACGCGGTCGCCCGCGGGGACAGTGAGCGGGCCCGCGCGATCACGGCCCTGCACACCGAGCGCGCCACGGCCGCGCACCGGCTCCGATTTCCCGGCGGCGACCGGCCGGACCGTGTGAGAAGTTCGCAACATCCCGTAAACATGACGGGCCCGCGTCATTAACACGGGCGCCGTATACAAAGAGGGATATTCGGCAGGGGCTCATTTCTGATGCCCTTTTATGCGTGTGTCCGGAATTTCGGCGCACGCCATTCCCGTGGTCATGGCGCGAGGTCGTACGTGGCATGTGGGGAATTCCGAGCGAGGGTACGGAAAAACGGCCGAGCCGCGCCACCCGGCGAAGGGGGGCGCGGCTCGGCCGTGTGTGTCCGGGTGCCTCGTGGGCGGCTCAGACGGTCTCGGGGAGCTCGTCGAGTCCCTCGGCGACCAGCTTCGCCAGGCGGTCGAGAGCGGCATCCGCGCCCTCGGAGTCCGACGTGAGGACGATCTCCTCGCCGCCCTGGGCACCCAGGCCGAGGACCGCGAGCATGGAGGCCGCGTTGACGGGGTCCCCGTCGACCTTGGCGATCGTCACGGGGATGCCGGAGGCCGTGGCGGCCCGGACGAAGATGGAGGCGGGGCGGGCGTGGAGGCCCTCGGTCCAGCCGACGTTGACGCGGCGCTCAGCCATGTGATGCTGCCCTTCGGGTGTTCAAGGTTGTCTAGACCATTCTTTCATATCGCGAGGCGTGCCCGGACGGTCCCGGATCTCACCCGCCGCGGTGTCGGCCGAGGACCCGCTCCGACGCCCGTCACCCTCAGACTGCCTCGCGCCGTTGTCGTACGCGAGCCGTACTCTGGGGCCCATGCAGACCTCGGCGGACCGGCACGAGTACCCAGCCCACTGGGAGGCCGACGTGGTGCTGCGCGACGGCGGCACCGCACGCATCAGACCCATCACCGTCGACGATGCCGAACGCCTGGTCAGCTTCTACGAACAGGTGTCGGACGAGTCGAAGTACTACCGCTTCTTCGCGCCCTATCCGCGGCTGTCCGCCAAGGACGTCCACCGCTTCACCCACCACGACTTCGTGGACCGCGTGGGCCTCGCGGCCACGGTGGGCGGCGAGTTCATCGCCACCGTGCGCTACGACCGGATCAACGCGGACGGCATGCCCGCCTCCGCGCCCGCCGACGAGGCCGAGGTCGCCTTCCTCGTGCAGGACGCCCACCAGGGCCGCGGTGTCGCCTCCGCGATGCTCGAGCACATCGCCGCGGTGGCCCGCGAGCGCGACATCCGCCGCTTCGCCGCCGAGGTGCTGCCCGCCAACAACAAGATGATCAAGGTGTTCACGGACGCCGGATACACCCAGAAGCGCAGCTTCGAGGACGGTGTCGTACACCTGGAGTTCGACCTCGAACCCACCGACCGGTCCCTGGCCGTGCAGCGCGCGCGGGAACAGCGCGCCGAGGCCCGTTCCGTGCAGCGACTGCTCGCCCCCGGCTCCGTGGCCGTCATCGGCGCCGGGCGCACACCGGGCGGGGTGGGCCGCAGCGTCCTCGACAACCTCCGGGAAGCAGGGTTCACCGGGCGCCTGTACGCCGTGAACGCGGCCCTCCAGGAGAAGGAACTCGACGGAGTCCCGGCCCACCGCTCCATCAGGGACATCACCGAACCCGTCGACCTCGCCGTCGTCGCCGTGCCCGCCGAACACGTCCCCGAGGTCGTGACGGAATGCGGCGAACACGGCGTACAGGGACTGGTGGTGGTCTCCGCCGGCTATGCCGAGAGCGGCCCCGAGGGACGC includes:
- a CDS encoding HPr family phosphocarrier protein; this translates as MAERRVNVGWTEGLHARPASIFVRAATASGIPVTIAKVDGDPVNAASMLAVLGLGAQGGEEIVLTSDSEGADAALDRLAKLVAEGLDELPETV
- a CDS encoding GntR family transcriptional regulator — translated: MRIPAHSVCTAIRDDIVAGVYERGGRLTEELLARRYGVSRVPVREALRTLEAEGFVVTRRHAGACVAEPSELEAADLLEMRMLLEPLGAARAAQRRTEAHLKVLRGLVRLGQERSRRGHSEDLRSLGGWFHETLAQASGSPALTSTLAQLRHKIAWMYSVEAPADPAESWAEHGGIVDAVARGDSERARAITALHTERATAAHRLRFPGGDRPDRVRSSQHPVNMTGPRH